Genomic segment of Acidobacteriota bacterium:
AGACGCAAGATAACTGATACCGAGTCATCGATGGCAATCAAAAGGATTTTGATCGACAAGGCCAATCGGCTCTACCAGATGCCGCCGCACATTCTTGCCTTCGTGCAATCCGAGAAGAAGCGCAAACTGATCAAGCGGCCTGAACTGATTGACCTGGCGTCCTTCACCTGGCCGGTCCCTTATGAATCCGACTCGATCCCTGATCCTGACGATCTCCGACCGGCTTCCCGGGAACGCCTGAATAATCTCAAAGAGGAACTGGCCGCCTGGATGACTTCGTGCCACCGGGTACGCCTCTCCCCTGAGCCCGAAATCTTCATCGGGGGATCGGTCACCTGGCTGACGCACTGCCTGGCGCAGGCCTACATCAATTACGGCGATATCGCCTTCGTGCCCGACCCGGCCGTACCGCTGTATCGTCAGGCCGTCACGGCCTCGGGCGGCGAGCCGATTGGCTATACCATGGCCGAGGCCGGCGGCTGGCTTCCCTCCTTTGACCGGGTTCAGACGCACCTGGGCCGGGTCGCCCGCCTCCTATTTCTCAATTCACCACACAACCCGACGGGCGCCGTCCTTGGCGAGAAAGAGCTGGCGGATCTGGTCTGGATTGCGGCGCGAGAGAATATCCCTGTCATCAATGACGCCGCTTACCAGGGCATCTCCGATCGCGTTCCCACGTCACTCCTGGCCGTCGACGGCGGCAAGAAGGTGGGAGTCGAGGTGTACTCCTTTGCCTATCGCTTCGGCCTGCCCCCCATTCCGTTCGGGTTCGCCGCCGGAAACCGGGAGATCATTCGAGGTCTGAAGGCCGCAGCCGGCCTGGTGCCGCCGCACATTCCGGATTATTACGTCACCTGGGCGCTCAGGGCGATTCGCCAGTTCCCCTCGGGCAGCCTGAAAACCTGCCGCAGTGAACTTCACCGGGCACTGGCT
This window contains:
- a CDS encoding pyridoxal phosphate-dependent aminotransferase — encoded protein: MAIKRILIDKANRLYQMPPHILAFVQSEKKRKLIKRPELIDLASFTWPVPYESDSIPDPDDLRPASRERLNNLKEELAAWMTSCHRVRLSPEPEIFIGGSVTWLTHCLAQAYINYGDIAFVPDPAVPLYRQAVTASGGEPIGYTMAEAGGWLPSFDRVQTHLGRVARLLFLNSPHNPTGAVLGEKELADLVWIAARENIPVINDAAYQGISDRVPTSLLAVDGGKKVGVEVYSFAYRFGLPPIPFGFAAGNREIIRGLKAAAGLVPPHIPDYYVTWALRAIRQFPSGSLKTCRSELHRALADSAKLLDQLSLEGCGFDTVPFIWTRVERRSSAVTAARILYRRYRILAAPGTGFGENGQGYLRFSLTAGRKAYLDAAARVRRRTKLLHPREPEL